From the genome of Candidatus Nitrosocosmicus oleophilus, one region includes:
- a CDS encoding uracil-DNA glycosylase gives MKKGKAADEYYLSLDKVNEQITSCSQCPRLLQHIRKVRDNRPQRYSDQTYWARPVPSFGDPKARLLIIGLAPAAHGGNRTGRMFTGDSSGEWLMKAMYETGFANSPNSVSIDDGLLLSDAYVTSIVKCAPPMNKPINSEISNCSSFLRSELDLLKSSVVVVITLGKMAFDTFCKLSEVKGLFFKHNSVYQLDSTKTLIVSYHPSRRNTNTGTLTWPMWIQIFEKAKSIIETKA, from the coding sequence ATGAAAAAAGGAAAGGCGGCGGATGAATATTATTTGTCGTTAGATAAAGTTAATGAACAAATCACTTCATGCAGCCAGTGTCCTCGTCTCCTACAACACATTCGTAAGGTTAGGGACAATAGGCCGCAAAGATATAGCGACCAAACATATTGGGCAAGACCTGTACCGTCCTTCGGTGATCCTAAAGCGAGATTATTGATAATTGGTTTAGCACCGGCAGCACATGGTGGTAATAGAACAGGAAGAATGTTTACAGGAGATAGCTCCGGGGAATGGTTGATGAAAGCAATGTATGAAACTGGTTTTGCTAATAGCCCAAACAGTGTATCTATTGATGACGGGCTGCTCCTGTCTGACGCATACGTTACCTCTATAGTCAAGTGCGCGCCTCCAATGAATAAACCCATTAATTCTGAAATTTCTAATTGTTCATCATTTTTAAGAAGCGAGTTAGATCTGTTAAAAAGTAGTGTGGTCGTAGTCATAACTTTAGGCAAAATGGCTTTTGATACCTTTTGCAAATTGAGTGAAGTAAAGGGATTGTTCTTTAAACACAATAGTGTTTACCAACTAGATTCTACAAAGACTTTGATCGTTTCGTATCATCCAAGCAGGAGAAATACCAATACTGGGACCTTAACGTGGCCCATGTGGATTCAAATATTTGAAAAGGCAAAATCGATTATCGAGACCAAGGCATAG
- a CDS encoding DJ-1/PfpI family protein codes for MKNKGDIIIYLDMLSTTEKKISDIKTVGILIFDDVEVLDVAGPFEVFSMTRLDENKRYETSSPFRVVLLSESKTPVIAIGGLKLTPDFTFDDCPKLDLFVIPGGWGTRREVNNLVLLQKISKLSTISTLTASVCTGSSLIGKAGLLDGKKATTHWRTFNFLRDSAPKAQIQTDVIFTIDGTIFTSAGVASGIRLSLYLVSHFFGTQVGKETARFLEFPYPE; via the coding sequence ATGAAAAATAAAGGTGACATTATAATATATTTAGATATGTTATCTACAACGGAAAAAAAAATTTCTGACATAAAGACTGTAGGGATTTTGATATTTGACGACGTAGAGGTTTTAGATGTTGCTGGTCCATTTGAAGTTTTTTCGATGACGCGTCTTGATGAAAACAAAAGATATGAAACCTCATCACCATTTCGAGTTGTGCTGTTATCGGAATCAAAAACACCTGTCATAGCAATAGGAGGATTAAAACTAACTCCAGATTTTACTTTTGATGATTGTCCAAAATTAGATTTATTCGTCATACCGGGTGGATGGGGTACAAGAAGAGAAGTAAATAACCTTGTATTGCTCCAAAAGATATCAAAACTATCTACAATATCCACATTGACCGCATCAGTATGTACGGGATCGAGTCTAATTGGAAAAGCGGGACTTTTGGACGGAAAAAAAGCTACTACTCATTGGAGAACATTTAATTTTCTACGTGACTCTGCACCAAAGGCACAAATACAAACAGATGTGATTTTTACAATCGATGGAACTATATTTACTTCTGCAGGGGTTGCTTCAGGCATAAGGTTATCTTTATACCTTGTAAGTCATTTTTTTGGGACACAGGTTGGCAAAGAGACTGCACGTTTCCTTGAATTTCCATATCCAGAGTAA
- the htpX gene encoding zinc metalloprotease HtpX: MESSWRKRDTGITIRIIICLSILAFLYIIFITVLAYFGLGFFPIMIISAVFILGQWFFADRIVLWSTGAKIVTKEQYGSLHSIVENITSNNNMSKPKIAVVNNRIPNAFATGKGRRSSVVAVTTGLLEILDQDELEGVLAHELTHIKNRDVMVITLASLFSTIAWQMMQFGFFGGIYGAGRDRNNGSSIVIIIVVSLVTWIVSFLIIRAISRYREYSADRGAAQMTRKPASLANALLKISGTMHKVPSKELKHIEGYNAFFIIPAISGDTLTQLFSTHPPIEKRVQKLLDMESSMRRY; the protein is encoded by the coding sequence ATGGAGAGTTCTTGGAGGAAAAGGGATACTGGTATAACGATAAGAATAATTATTTGCTTAAGTATATTGGCCTTTTTGTACATTATTTTTATCACAGTTTTGGCGTATTTTGGCCTGGGCTTTTTTCCAATAATGATAATTTCGGCAGTTTTTATTTTGGGCCAGTGGTTTTTTGCAGATAGAATAGTTTTATGGAGTACTGGAGCTAAAATAGTTACCAAGGAACAATATGGAAGCTTGCACTCTATTGTGGAAAATATAACATCAAATAATAATATGTCCAAGCCCAAGATTGCTGTGGTGAACAACCGAATTCCAAATGCGTTTGCTACAGGCAAAGGTCGTCGCAGTTCTGTTGTTGCTGTTACTACTGGATTGTTAGAAATATTAGATCAAGATGAATTAGAAGGAGTTTTAGCGCACGAATTAACACACATAAAAAATCGGGATGTAATGGTAATAACACTCGCTAGTTTGTTTTCAACCATAGCATGGCAAATGATGCAATTCGGATTTTTTGGAGGAATATATGGTGCCGGAAGGGATCGAAATAATGGAAGCTCTATCGTAATCATAATTGTTGTTTCATTAGTAACTTGGATAGTAAGTTTTCTGATAATCAGGGCCATCTCTCGATACAGAGAATATTCTGCTGATAGGGGAGCTGCCCAAATGACCCGAAAGCCTGCCAGCTTGGCTAATGCATTATTGAAAATTAGTGGAACTATGCATAAAGTGCCATCAAAGGAGTTAAAACACATAGAAGGCTACAATGCATTTTTCATAATCCCTGCAATTTCAGGTGACACTCTTACGCAACTCTTTTCAACTCATCCACCGATCGAAAAGAGAGTTCAGAAATTGCTAGATATGGAGTCATCCATGCGCCGATATTAA
- a CDS encoding sulfurtransferase, with protein MIIDANWLASHLDDENVIIIDSRGIMPFRFSHIKNAMPLGVEKVISTDENGSYLVIAPQVAEQIFTSMGIDDTKVVIVYGEYPDPSLARIVWTLIYFGHSNVKILDIGFENWLQSGYPVTKDFETKNAATKPDRGFVAHVRTTERADAQFIYQEKDKPETTIIDARTPQEHLHARIPGSILHNYEEGIGDMGKMIKDVEVLKQDFEKLGITRDKQIVCYCHSGIRAAHTYLQLKQAGFVNVRLYDGSIIDWAKRKYPLG; from the coding sequence ATGATAATTGATGCCAATTGGTTGGCTTCACATCTAGACGATGAAAATGTGATAATAATTGATTCCAGGGGAATTATGCCCTTTAGATTCAGCCATATTAAGAATGCTATGCCATTGGGTGTGGAAAAGGTGATATCAACAGATGAAAATGGGTCTTATTTGGTAATTGCACCCCAAGTGGCTGAACAAATATTTACTAGCATGGGTATTGATGACACCAAAGTAGTTATAGTATATGGTGAATACCCAGACCCTTCACTTGCAAGAATAGTTTGGACACTCATTTATTTTGGTCACAGCAATGTAAAGATCCTAGACATTGGTTTTGAAAACTGGTTACAAAGTGGATACCCCGTTACAAAAGATTTTGAAACTAAGAATGCAGCGACAAAACCAGACAGAGGATTTGTTGCGCATGTTAGAACAACTGAGAGAGCTGATGCACAATTCATTTATCAAGAGAAAGACAAGCCTGAAACTACAATTATAGATGCTCGCACCCCTCAAGAGCATCTACATGCAAGAATTCCTGGATCAATCCTACACAATTATGAAGAGGGCATAGGAGACATGGGAAAAATGATCAAGGATGTTGAAGTGTTAAAACAAGATTTTGAAAAATTAGGTATTACCCGGGACAAACAAATAGTCTGCTACTGTCACTCTGGAATTCGAGCCGCACATACCTATTTGCAACTAAAACAAGCAGGTTTTGTTAATGTAAGGCTGTATGATGGATCTATCATAGATTGGGCTAAGCGTAAATATCCTTTAGGATAA
- a CDS encoding CAP domain-containing protein — MNNTKNKNIIFYENSLYMPRKYQPLLVGSFLIFSLFIANVSLSHASNPISMINPKDSSNTMQELKNFALSKINEDRVKHGLSPLLQSNNTAAQIHANELLQTKTISHLTMDGFKPYMLYSLYNGTGYVQQNIGQISYVISNEGQNYSKASDLCYDFKRFYCPVIDQYKAINDLEYSMMNNDEVCCNNGHKNNILNKFHTHVSIGIAFNKYYFVMVQNFENHYLSSDLKILKNNEDIILEAKINDQNKFNFVINHVSFFLDEFPTKLNYEKNRDKNSYDFGDLKLMISKPLPSDLQYIQEKKDDSYKIIEAKKWDLSKNNIDLEFQLPDTLNTKNKILTMVVYAQTLDDNQNDNQNDIQNKNFINPEYVPITSYTFFNY; from the coding sequence ATGAATAATACAAAAAATAAAAATATTATTTTCTATGAAAATTCTTTGTATATGCCTCGTAAATACCAACCCTTGTTAGTTGGTTCCTTTTTGATTTTTTCTTTATTTATTGCTAATGTGTCTTTATCACATGCATCAAATCCCATTTCTATGATTAATCCTAAGGATTCCTCCAATACAATGCAAGAGTTAAAGAATTTTGCTTTATCCAAGATAAATGAGGATCGTGTAAAGCATGGACTTTCGCCATTATTACAAAGTAATAATACAGCTGCTCAAATTCACGCAAATGAATTATTACAAACAAAAACTATTTCTCACCTGACCATGGATGGATTTAAGCCATACATGCTATATTCTTTGTATAACGGTACTGGCTATGTTCAGCAAAACATAGGTCAAATAAGTTATGTAATTTCAAACGAAGGCCAAAATTACTCCAAAGCATCTGATTTATGTTATGATTTCAAGCGGTTTTACTGTCCAGTCATTGATCAATACAAAGCAATTAATGATTTGGAATACTCAATGATGAATAATGATGAGGTTTGTTGCAATAACGGACACAAGAACAATATTTTAAACAAATTTCATACCCACGTGAGCATTGGGATCGCATTTAATAAATATTATTTTGTCATGGTACAGAATTTTGAAAATCACTATCTAAGCTCCGATCTTAAAATCCTAAAAAACAATGAAGACATAATATTGGAAGCTAAAATCAATGATCAAAATAAGTTTAATTTTGTCATAAATCATGTCTCGTTTTTCTTAGATGAGTTCCCGACTAAACTGAATTATGAAAAAAATAGAGACAAGAATAGTTACGATTTTGGAGATCTTAAATTAATGATATCTAAGCCCTTACCATCAGATTTGCAATATATTCAGGAAAAAAAAGATGATTCCTACAAGATAATAGAAGCAAAAAAGTGGGACTTGAGTAAGAATAATATTGACTTGGAATTCCAACTTCCAGATACTTTAAACACAAAAAACAAAATCTTGACTATGGTAGTTTATGCCCAGACTCTTGATGATAACCAAAATGATAACCAAAATGATATCCAAAACAAAAACTTTATTAATCCAGAATATGTTCCTATAACATCGTACACTTTTTTTAACTACTAG
- a CDS encoding CDC48 family AAA ATPase: MASKADDINKSSKTATLKVAEAEQRDVGRKIARVDPDIAEALNIVSGDALELSSIGRKTTVLSWPAKESDRGKGLIRMDGFIRNRLDVGINDLVEIKVVESKIAKDITFAPTEPLRIMGAEEYLTEYLNGTLMTKGDTVPISVMGRRIDLVVISTHPSGPVIINDTTEIVVSEESSKAVQISQEGTAASITYEDIGGLGDAVARVREMIELPLRHPELFKRLGVEAPKGVLLHGPPGTGKTLLAKAVANETNSNFFTIGGPEIMSKYHGESEERLRNVFQEAEKNAPSIIFIDEIDSIAPKREEVTGEVERRIVAQLLSLMDGMKSRGKVVVIAATNRVDAIDPALRRPGRFDREIEIGVPNRDGRLEVLQIHTRGMPLDKDVDLQRLADISHGFVGADLQALAREAAIRALRRVLPDINLSSESIPIDTLRKIIVRMQDFMDVIKETEPSAMREVFVEVPDIKWEDIGGLSPIKQELQEAVEWPLKYLGIFTYADATPPKGILLYGPPGTGKTLMAKAAANESEANFISIKGPELLSKWVGESEKGVREIFRKARQAAPCIIFFDELDAIAPTRGGDHGDSHVTERVISQFLTEMDGLEILTNVVVIGATNRPDIIDPALLRPGRFDRILYVPPPDRESRIQIIKIHTKKKPLGEDFNIEDLADKTDGYTGADIASLSSAAVMLALREHITKYPDSKEAEKQAKDLKINMKHFDDAMKKIRPLSKQEVDMYKNVANKFGKVEL; this comes from the coding sequence ATGGCTTCTAAAGCTGACGATATAAATAAGTCATCCAAGACCGCTACCCTAAAGGTAGCTGAAGCAGAACAACGAGATGTTGGACGAAAAATAGCCCGCGTAGATCCCGATATTGCCGAAGCATTAAATATTGTTAGCGGTGATGCGTTAGAATTATCATCAATTGGTAGGAAGACTACCGTTCTAAGTTGGCCAGCAAAAGAGAGTGACAGAGGCAAAGGTTTGATCCGTATGGACGGGTTTATCCGAAATAGGTTGGATGTCGGTATTAATGACTTAGTTGAAATCAAAGTTGTAGAATCAAAAATAGCAAAAGATATAACATTTGCTCCTACTGAACCCCTGCGAATAATGGGTGCAGAAGAATATCTCACTGAATATCTAAATGGAACTTTGATGACTAAAGGCGATACAGTCCCCATAAGTGTAATGGGTAGAAGAATAGATTTGGTTGTAATCTCTACCCACCCATCAGGTCCAGTCATAATTAATGATACGACTGAGATAGTGGTTTCGGAAGAGTCTTCAAAAGCAGTTCAGATTTCCCAAGAGGGTACGGCTGCATCAATTACATATGAGGATATAGGTGGATTGGGAGATGCAGTAGCGAGGGTTAGAGAAATGATAGAGCTCCCTCTAAGACATCCAGAATTGTTTAAGAGATTAGGTGTAGAAGCACCAAAGGGAGTGCTATTACACGGTCCACCTGGAACAGGGAAAACATTATTGGCAAAAGCCGTAGCAAACGAAACAAATTCCAATTTCTTTACAATTGGAGGACCAGAAATAATGAGCAAGTATCATGGTGAATCTGAAGAAAGACTTCGTAATGTATTTCAAGAGGCGGAAAAGAATGCACCTTCTATAATATTTATAGACGAAATTGACTCAATAGCGCCAAAACGGGAGGAAGTTACCGGTGAAGTTGAAAGAAGGATTGTGGCTCAACTGTTATCTTTAATGGATGGGATGAAATCAAGAGGGAAAGTAGTGGTAATAGCTGCTACAAATCGAGTAGATGCCATTGATCCTGCGTTAAGAAGACCAGGCCGTTTTGATAGGGAAATCGAAATTGGAGTTCCCAACAGGGATGGGCGGTTGGAGGTATTACAAATACACACAAGAGGAATGCCTCTAGATAAGGATGTTGATTTACAAAGGCTAGCTGATATTTCTCATGGTTTTGTGGGAGCTGATTTGCAGGCACTTGCTAGGGAGGCAGCCATCCGCGCCCTGCGTAGAGTTCTACCCGATATAAATCTCTCCAGCGAAAGCATACCCATTGATACTTTAAGAAAGATTATAGTTAGAATGCAGGATTTTATGGATGTAATTAAGGAAACAGAACCCTCAGCCATGAGAGAAGTGTTTGTAGAAGTACCGGACATAAAATGGGAGGACATAGGTGGACTATCCCCCATAAAACAAGAGCTTCAGGAAGCTGTTGAATGGCCACTAAAATATTTGGGAATTTTTACCTATGCTGATGCTACCCCTCCAAAAGGAATTTTGTTATACGGTCCACCAGGCACAGGTAAAACATTAATGGCAAAGGCAGCAGCAAATGAAAGTGAAGCAAATTTCATAAGTATTAAGGGGCCAGAATTGCTTAGCAAGTGGGTAGGAGAATCAGAAAAAGGAGTAAGAGAGATATTCAGGAAAGCTAGACAAGCTGCTCCATGTATAATTTTCTTTGATGAACTGGATGCTATAGCTCCAACTAGAGGCGGAGATCATGGAGATTCCCATGTAACTGAAAGGGTAATCAGTCAATTTCTGACCGAGATGGATGGCCTCGAAATACTAACGAACGTAGTAGTAATTGGAGCTACCAATAGACCTGACATAATAGACCCAGCATTATTGAGGCCAGGGAGATTTGATAGAATACTTTACGTACCACCACCTGATCGGGAATCAAGAATTCAAATTATCAAGATTCATACAAAAAAGAAGCCGTTAGGTGAAGATTTCAATATTGAAGATTTAGCTGATAAAACGGATGGATATACAGGCGCTGATATAGCCTCATTATCATCTGCAGCAGTCATGTTGGCATTAAGAGAACATATAACCAAATATCCAGATTCCAAGGAGGCGGAGAAACAAGCAAAGGATTTAAAAATAAATATGAAGCATTTCGATGATGCCATGAAAAAAATAAGACCATTATCAAAGCAGGAAGTAGACATGTATAAGAACGTGGCAAACAAATTTGGAAAAGTGGAGTTATAG
- a CDS encoding sensor histidine kinase, whose product MASGKYDEKSLPHHGLHLHKNTQLLYGAEKAVGKGVEFMKNVRHKMDITFDQRAPSIVIEIPQYYNGYDDILKRGGKIRCITVITKENLQYCEKLVKTVTELRHLDGLKGGIAINETEYMATTVLQEAQPLTEVIYSNVDEVVAQGQFIFDTLWKNATPAQKKIKELKEGIKSYETRLITESSDYLIETEFERVVRNSSEIDVCTSIDGLRINKNHLIESITNALTNERINTHKRIRILVEITRDNLEIVKELLDLGIQIRHIKDISSIDYTVTNSDLIIAVKRTEKNAPSDSILYSNDPSYLDHFANVFEELWKSGKDPERVIKSLEEETELSFIETIDDPEESVKLVRTLISSAKYEILAILPNFNSFLRQVESGMMEFMKYVSLSKKNVNIRILIVEETDNEIQHQILTIFDKFNGKIPSSSNSDEIPLEFKFKGIENFKLKILNSKLFSEIGFLIVDKNKSLIIESKNIPSIDMIESIGLSSYSNSRRISKSYASIFEALWNQAELYDKLKLQDRLQKEFINIAAHELRNPVQSLLGYSDILINTTGNIENYSKFIVTINQSTKRLARLIDKVLNVTQLENELLILNKEYFSLEKLVEEIVREYNNNIHLLNKNQLEIRYEPRPIDCNHTNSENRRNFGHVFADRTRIIQVIANILENAVEFTDRGTITLRLNENRSTHEILLTISDSGRGIDPEILPNLFTKFVSKSRKGTGLGLYISKKIIETHEGKIWAENCYDGNNKIEGSKFTLTLPSTDN is encoded by the coding sequence ATGGCTTCAGGTAAATATGATGAAAAATCATTACCTCATCATGGTCTTCATCTGCATAAGAATACGCAGTTATTATATGGAGCTGAAAAAGCGGTAGGAAAAGGCGTAGAATTTATGAAAAATGTTAGACATAAGATGGATATTACATTTGATCAGAGAGCTCCTTCAATAGTAATTGAAATCCCCCAATACTATAATGGCTACGATGATATTCTAAAAAGGGGAGGAAAAATTAGATGTATCACCGTAATTACAAAAGAAAATCTGCAATATTGCGAGAAACTCGTGAAAACTGTTACTGAATTAAGACATTTGGATGGTCTTAAAGGGGGAATAGCTATTAATGAAACTGAGTATATGGCTACTACAGTCCTTCAAGAAGCACAGCCATTGACCGAAGTAATCTACAGCAATGTAGACGAAGTTGTAGCTCAGGGGCAATTTATTTTTGATACTTTATGGAAAAATGCTACACCTGCACAAAAGAAGATCAAAGAATTAAAAGAAGGGATCAAATCCTATGAAACAAGATTAATCACCGAATCTAGTGATTATTTGATAGAAACTGAGTTTGAGCGAGTGGTACGGAATTCTTCTGAAATTGATGTTTGTACATCTATTGACGGTTTAAGGATTAACAAGAATCATCTTATAGAATCCATAACGAATGCATTAACAAATGAGCGGATAAATACTCATAAACGAATAAGAATCCTTGTTGAGATAACTAGGGATAATCTAGAGATAGTTAAAGAATTACTAGATTTAGGAATACAAATTCGACATATCAAGGATATATCTTCTATTGACTACACTGTCACTAATTCGGATCTTATTATAGCCGTTAAAAGAACAGAAAAAAACGCTCCTAGCGACAGTATACTGTACAGTAATGATCCATCATATTTAGATCATTTCGCAAATGTTTTTGAAGAGCTGTGGAAGAGTGGCAAGGATCCAGAAAGAGTCATAAAATCATTAGAAGAGGAGACTGAATTATCGTTTATAGAAACCATCGATGATCCTGAGGAGTCAGTGAAATTAGTTCGTACTTTGATATCATCCGCTAAATATGAAATTTTGGCTATACTTCCTAATTTTAATTCATTTTTAAGACAAGTCGAATCGGGAATGATGGAGTTTATGAAATATGTCTCTCTATCAAAAAAGAATGTAAATATCAGAATCCTTATCGTAGAGGAAACTGATAATGAAATACAACACCAGATTTTGACAATATTTGACAAATTTAATGGGAAGATTCCTAGTAGTTCTAACTCTGATGAGATCCCACTGGAATTTAAATTCAAAGGTATAGAAAATTTCAAATTGAAAATTCTAAACAGCAAGTTATTTAGTGAGATAGGATTCTTAATTGTTGATAAGAATAAATCTTTGATAATCGAATCAAAGAACATTCCTTCGATTGATATGATCGAGTCTATTGGACTTTCATCCTATTCGAATAGTCGCCGGATTTCTAAATCATATGCATCCATATTTGAAGCTCTCTGGAATCAAGCTGAACTATACGATAAATTAAAGTTACAGGACAGACTACAAAAAGAATTTATTAATATTGCTGCACATGAACTTAGAAATCCGGTGCAATCATTGTTAGGATATTCTGATATCTTGATCAATACCACAGGAAATATCGAAAACTATAGCAAGTTTATAGTAACTATAAATCAGAGTACAAAGAGGCTTGCAAGGTTAATTGATAAAGTATTGAATGTTACCCAATTAGAAAATGAATTGTTGATACTAAATAAAGAATATTTTAGTTTAGAGAAACTTGTAGAAGAAATTGTAAGAGAATACAATAATAATATACATCTTTTAAATAAAAATCAATTAGAAATCCGGTACGAGCCCAGACCCATTGATTGCAATCATACTAATTCTGAAAACAGGAGAAATTTTGGACATGTATTTGCGGATAGAACACGAATAATTCAGGTTATTGCGAACATCTTAGAAAATGCGGTTGAATTTACAGATAGGGGGACAATTACTCTGCGATTAAATGAGAACAGGTCGACCCATGAGATTCTATTAACCATTAGTGATTCAGGGCGCGGGATAGATCCTGAAATTTTACCTAATTTATTCACCAAGTTCGTATCAAAATCACGCAAAGGAACCGGATTGGGTTTGTACATTTCTAAAAAAATAATCGAGACACATGAGGGAAAGATATGGGCTGAAAATTGTTACGATGGAAATAACAAGATTGAAGGATCAAAGTTTACGCTTACTTTACCATCAACAGACAATTAA
- a CDS encoding SRPBCC family protein, whose translation MKFFEQSFKVNCSIDKVWKFYTDIKHLEIITPPDLKLQIIETSNKQIVEGLRMTISGRLVLYNSKWNSTISLVDITKHMYIDEMLHGPFKKWKHIHLFSDIGKNQSVVTDKIEFELPFFFLGKLMEGYVESNLKKIFEFRKIQTVNILSKKSAGE comes from the coding sequence ATGAAATTTTTTGAACAATCATTCAAGGTCAATTGCAGTATAGATAAAGTTTGGAAGTTTTATACTGATATTAAGCATTTAGAAATAATTACGCCACCTGATCTGAAATTACAAATTATTGAAACCTCCAATAAACAAATTGTAGAAGGGCTCAGAATGACCATATCTGGGAGGTTAGTTCTTTATAACAGCAAATGGAATTCAACAATATCTTTGGTTGATATAACCAAACACATGTATATAGATGAAATGTTACACGGACCATTCAAAAAATGGAAACATATACACCTATTTTCAGATATTGGAAAAAATCAATCAGTTGTTACAGACAAGATTGAATTCGAATTACCTTTTTTCTTTTTAGGAAAATTAATGGAAGGATATGTAGAAAGTAATTTAAAGAAAATTTTTGAATTTAGGAAAATTCAAACTGTGAACATATTATCGAAAAAATCTGCTGGCGAGTAG
- a CDS encoding VOC family protein: MAITGIASTSIFVKDQQESLTFWVEKIGFDVICDIELESNFRWVEIAPRSSNSSINLYPKSLISKKDLKPMPVIFFRTDDIYSTFNNLKAKGVTFSRNPLKSILGIHAMFKDVDGNEFLILEKHKN, from the coding sequence ATGGCGATAACTGGAATTGCTTCAACATCCATATTTGTAAAAGATCAGCAGGAATCTTTGACTTTTTGGGTCGAAAAGATAGGCTTTGATGTTATATGTGATATCGAATTGGAATCAAACTTTAGATGGGTGGAAATTGCCCCAAGGTCATCGAATTCCTCGATCAATCTGTATCCAAAATCTCTAATTTCTAAAAAAGATCTTAAACCAATGCCAGTGATATTTTTTAGGACTGATGATATCTATAGTACATTTAACAATCTAAAAGCAAAAGGTGTTACTTTTTCTCGCAATCCTTTAAAGTCTATTCTAGGAATTCATGCGATGTTTAAAGATGTCGATGGAAATGAATTTCTAATTCTAGAAAAGCATAAAAATTGA
- the ahr gene encoding NADPH-dependent aldehyde reductase Ahr: protein MKVQAFAATRSGSKLKPFEYELGPLKPDEVDIDIEYCGICHSDLHMLKNEWGITKYPFVPGHEIVGKISAVGKMVTHLKKGQRVGVGWRSRSCQTCEQCLSGYHNRCLIGEDVIVGRHGGFGNKVRCQALWAFPLPDNLDIKTAGPLFCGGITVFNPIVQNGIKATDHVAVVGIGGLGHMALLFLNAWGCEVTAFSTNPKKEQEARNFGAHHFINSNNVDNLNSLANKFKMILVTANVELNWDAYINTLAPGGKLHIVGAVPQVKATMSPLISHERSIGASPTGGPAVILSMLEFCTRHQIGPLVEEYPLSKVNEALEHLDAGKARYRIVLRNDLA from the coding sequence ATGAAAGTCCAAGCCTTTGCTGCAACTAGATCGGGATCAAAATTAAAGCCTTTTGAATATGAGCTAGGACCACTCAAACCTGATGAAGTCGATATAGATATTGAATATTGTGGGATCTGTCATAGCGATTTACACATGCTCAAGAATGAATGGGGGATCACAAAATATCCATTTGTCCCAGGACATGAAATCGTTGGAAAAATTTCAGCCGTTGGAAAAATGGTAACTCATCTAAAAAAAGGTCAACGAGTTGGAGTCGGATGGAGATCTCGTTCATGTCAGACATGTGAACAATGTTTGAGTGGTTATCATAACCGATGTTTAATTGGAGAAGATGTAATTGTGGGTAGACATGGCGGATTTGGAAACAAGGTTCGCTGTCAAGCCTTATGGGCTTTTCCACTCCCAGATAACCTAGATATCAAAACAGCAGGTCCACTCTTTTGTGGCGGTATCACAGTATTTAACCCCATAGTTCAAAATGGGATCAAGGCTACAGATCACGTTGCTGTGGTAGGAATAGGAGGGCTTGGTCATATGGCGCTCCTTTTTCTCAATGCATGGGGATGTGAAGTTACGGCTTTCTCTACTAATCCTAAAAAAGAGCAAGAAGCTAGGAATTTTGGGGCACATCATTTCATAAATTCAAATAATGTTGATAATTTAAATTCATTGGCAAATAAATTTAAGATGATTCTTGTAACTGCAAATGTTGAATTAAATTGGGACGCCTATATCAATACTCTTGCCCCAGGAGGAAAATTGCATATAGTTGGAGCCGTCCCCCAGGTAAAGGCTACGATGTCTCCATTGATTTCTCATGAAAGATCGATAGGAGCTTCTCCTACGGGGGGCCCTGCGGTTATCTTGAGTATGCTCGAATTTTGCACACGACATCAGATAGGGCCACTTGTTGAGGAATATCCATTGTCTAAAGTTAATGAAGCCCTTGAGCATCTAGATGCGGGAAAAGCAAGATATCGTATAGTTCTAAGGAATGATCTTGCCTAG